Proteins co-encoded in one Malus sylvestris chromosome 7, drMalSylv7.2, whole genome shotgun sequence genomic window:
- the LOC126629194 gene encoding uncharacterized protein LOC126629194 isoform X2, with product MPPEPLPWDRKDFFKERKHERSESLGSVARWRDSPHHAPRDFNRWASGDFRRPPGHGKQGGWHVFSDDSGHGYGSSRSGDKMVEDESFRPSFSRGDGRYGRNSRDNRGPPYSQRESKGYSWETRSGSPNMPGRPNRVNNEQRSQDDMLTYSSHQQSDFGSTWDQIQLKDQLDKMGGSTGLGSGQKCERENSLVSIDWKPLKWTRSGSMSSRGSGFSHSSSSKSMGPIDSNEAKVESQPKTATPVQSPSGEATNCVTSAAPLEETTSRKKPRLGWGEGLAKYEKKKVDVPDGSMNKDAAVCSVGNTEPAHSLSSSLPDKSPRVTVFSDCASPATPSSVACSSSPGVEEKSFCKAVNVENDTRNFCGSPGPMSQIHHEGFSFQLEKLDGNSLVNLDSSILELLQSDDPSSVDSSISRPTALNKLLIWKGEISKVLEVTESEIDSLENELKALKSDSGGSCPHPATSSSLPVEEKDKSCKEQVTNLIPWPSPLQIHSSGDTNVQKMCVDNGDQVEFCGIVKDEDIDSPGTATSKFVESLPLVSSDMTNKTGGSEDRDPIQTTKGEEACLVPSRYAEKTDPSTCGNSSMLLDSEVVAPDSGVVVDKLCDSIFSANKIFASRASDIFSKLLPKEHISGVSVSSSWKNDSLIKEKFAKRKRCLRFMERVITLKFKAFQHLWKEDMSVLSMRKYRSKSHKKFELSLRATNNGHQKHRSSIRSRFSTPGSLSLVPTTEIINFTNKLLSDSQVKPYRNSLKMPALILDKEEKLATRFVSSNGLVEDPCAVEKERALMNPWTPEEQELFIQKLTTYGKDFRKISSFLDHKTTADCVEFYYKHHKSDCFVKTKKKPDMAKQGKSSANTYLISDGKKWNREMDAASLDILGAASAIAAHADGGTRNRQTYSRRLILGGYRNTNTSRSEDTTVERSCSLDTIGNERETAAADVLAGICGSMSSEAVSSCITSSIDPGESYLEWKCQKGDSVVRRPLTPDVMQNVDDETCSDESCGEMDPSDWTDEEKSRFIQAVSSYGKDFAMISRCIRSRSQHQCKVFFSKARKCLGLDFVHPGPGNGTSVGDDANGGGSDTEDACVLETGSGISSDKSGCNMNGDVPPSVTNMNADEADPAETMKLQTSPPRPEENNVMGEVDHGDGKPLKSLASDAFQVVDKPKLVFDGDTDIMDFDAMGGNATENKILVAESRPVGEGINSDPPNPECMVGEKLVGQISSDRFGKKLEGSDERSNRDPSGCCLPASAHNSCGNTSDVAADGSCSGPGLNPECPCQVSVELNSVQNPSVISLTHENAPATAVSVPQDSAVIECEKSLSQDRLSSTLDLREGSVGRDESGKHLSGLLGHANVEPLQVLRGYPLQMVPKKETNGDVSCGNLSEVKPDRNINGHYMTQDDFLQFGNSKPQCSRVDCPPLPLKVEKPGDARKAHSWSSTDSDKPSRNGDVKLFGKILSNPSSLSKSNGSIHENEEEGAHNQKLSSKSSNLNLTGHHSADGNSPLLKFDCSSYLGLENVPSRSYGGFWEGNKVQAGNSSFPDSAILLAKYPAAFSNFPTSSSQMEQQPLQAVVKTNDRSMNGVSVFRGEINGSNGVADYPVFSRGQDGGNKVQPFTVDVKQQQRQDVLDIPRRNGFDAISSIQQQGRGSVGMNVVGRGGILVGGPCTVVSDPVAAIRMHYAKTEQYGGQAGSIFRKEESWRGGKGDIGR from the exons ATGCCGCCAGAACCATTGCCTTGGGATCGCAAAGACTTCTTCAAGGAGAGGAAGCACGAGAGGTCGGAGTCCCTTGGCTCTGTGGCACGATGGAGGGACTCGCCCCATCATGCACCTCGCGACTTCAATCGTTGGGCTTCCGGCGATTTTCGCAGACCACCAG GTCATGGTAAGCAGGGTGGTTGGCACGTGTTCTCCGATGATTCTGGTCATGGGTATGGATCGTCTCGGTCAGGCGATAAGATGGTGGAAGATGAGAGCTTCCGGCCATCATTTTCACGCGGAGATGGAAGGTATGGCAGGAACAGTAGGGATAATAGAGGGCCACCTTATAGCCAGAGGGAAAGTAAAGGCTATTCTTGGGAAACCAGAAGTGGGTCTCCAAACATGCCCGGGAGGCCAAATCGTGTGAATAATGAACAGAGGTCGCAGGATGATATGCTGACATACTCATCTCATCAACAGTCTGACTTTGGAAGCACATGGGATCAGATTCAATTGAAAGACCAGCTTGATAAAATGGGTGGTTCCACTGGTTTAGGCTCTGGCCAgaaatgtgagagagagaacTCATTGGTCTCAATTGATTGGAAGCCTCTCAAATGGACGCGGTCTGGAAGCATGTCTTCTCGGGGTTCGGGTTTCAGCCATTCAAGTAGCTCAAAGAGCATGGGGCCCATTGATTCCAATGAAGCAAAGGTTGAGTCACAGCCGAAAACAGCCACTCCAGTGCAGTCTCCTTCGGGAGAAGCTACTAATTGTGTAACATCTGCTGCACCTTTAGAGGAAACAACTTCGAGGAAGAAGCCGCGCCTTGGATGGGGCGAGGGTTTGGCAAAGTATGAGAAAAAGAAAGTCGACGTCCCTGATGGTAGCATGAACAAAGATGCGGCTGTCTGTTCTGTTGGTAACACTGAACCAGCCCATTCTCTGAGTTCAAGCTTGCCTGATAAAAGCCCCCGAGTCACAGTTTTCTCAGATTGTGCATCTCCTGCAACTCCATCCTCTGTTGCTTGCAGTTCTTCTCCAG GTGTGGAGGAGAAATCATTTTGCAAGGCAGTTAATGTTGAGAACGATACTAGAAACTTTTGTGGTTCCCCAGGTCCTATGTCTCAGATTCATCACGAGGGATTCTCATTCCAATTGGAAAAGTTGGATGGTAATTCTTTAGTTAACTTGGACTCATCAATACTTGAATTGCTTCAGTCTGATGATCCAAGTTCAGTGGATTCCAGTATCTCGAGGCCGACTGCATTGAACAAGTTGCTTATATGGAAAGGTGAAATTTCAAAGGTATTGGAGGTAACTGAGTCAGAAATTGATTCACTCGAAAACGAACTTAAGGCACTGAAATCTGATTCTGGGGGCAGCTGTCCCCATCCAGCAACTTCTAGTTCTTTGCCTgtggaggagaaggataaatctTGCAAAGAACAGGTCACAAATTTGATCCCTTGGCCTTCTCCATTGCAAATTCATTCTTCTGGGGACACTAATGTGCAGAAGATGTGTGTTGATAATGGTGACCAGGTAGAATTTTGTGGTATTGTTAAGGATGAGGATATTGATAGTCCTGGAACAGCGACATCGAAATTTGTTGAATCATTACCTTTGGTTTCATCTGATATGACGAATAAAACTGGTGGTTCTGAGGATCGGGATCCAATCCAAACAACCAAAGGAGAAGAAGCGTGCTTAGTGCCCAGCAGATATGCAGAAAAGACTGACCCATCTACTTGTGGTAATAGTAGCATGCTTTTGGATAGTGAGGTAGTTGCACCAGACTCTGGTGTAGTAGTAGATAAGTTATGCGATTCTATATTTTCTGCCAATAAAATATTTGCAAGTAGAGCATCTGACATATTTAGTAAGCTGTTACCAAAAGAGCATATTTCTGGAGTTAGTGTTTCCTCATCCTGGAAGAATGATTCATTGATCAAAGAGAAGTTTGCCAAGAGGAAGCGATGTTTGAGGTTTATGGAGAGAGTTATAACCTTAAAATTTAAAGCCTTTCAACACTTGTGGAAGGAAGACATGAGTGTGCTTTCCATGCGAAAATATCGTTCAAAATCTCACAAAAAATTTGAGTTAAGCTTGCGAGCAACTAATAATGGACATCAGAAGCATCGCTCTTCAATTCGATCGCGATTTTCTACACCTG gAAGTCTGAGCCTGGTCCCTACTACAGAGATTATTAATTTCACTAACAAGTTGCTGTCAGATTCCCAAGTCAAGCCGTACAGGAACTCGTTGAAGATGCCAGCCTTAATCTTGGACAAGGAGGAGAAGTTGGCGACAAGATTTGTTTCTAGTAATGGTTTAGTTGAAGATCCCTGTGCTGTTGAGAAGGAAAGGGCTTTGATGAACCCATGGACGCCAGAAGAGCAAGAACTTTTCATCCAAAAGCTAACCACCTACGGGAAGGATTTCAGAAAAATTTCTTCCTTTCTTGATCACAAGACGACTGCTGACTGTGTGGAGTTTTATTACAAACACCACAAGTCTGATTGCTTtgtgaaaacaaagaagaagccTGATATGGCTAAGCAAGGAAAGTCTTCGGCTAATACCTACTTAATTTCAGATGGGAAAAAATGGAATCGTGAGATGGATGCTGCTTCCCTTGATATTTTGGGTGCTGCTTCAGCAATCGCAGCTCATGCTGATGGTGGTACAAGAAATCGACAAACGTATTCGAGGAGGTTAATTTTGGGAGGGTACAGGAATACTAATACGTCTCGTAGTGAGGATACCACTGTTGAAAGGTCCTGCAGTCTTGATACTATTGGCAACGAAAGAGAAACAGCTGCTGCTGATGTTTTAGCAGGTATATGTGGCTCAATGTCATCTGAGGCGGTGAGTTCTTGCATCACTAGTTCCATTGATCCTGGTGAGTCTTATCTGGAATGGAAGTGCCAGAAAGGGGATTCGGTAGTAAGGCGACCTTTGACACCTGATGTTATGCAGAATGTGGATGATGAGACTTGCTCAGATGAAAGTTGTGGAGAAATGGATCCTTCTGACTGGACAGACGAGGAGAAGTCTAGATTTATTCAGGCAGTGTCATCCTATGGAAAGGATTTTGCTATGATCTCGCGATGCATTAGATCGAGGTCTCAGCATCAATGCAAGGTTTTCTTTAGCAAGGCTCGGAAGTGCcttgggcttgattttgtacATCCTGGGCCCGGAAATGGAACATCTGTTGGTGATGATGCTAATGGAGGTGGGAGTGACACTGAAGATGCCTGTGTTCTGGAAACTGGTTCAGGTATTTCCAGTGACAAGTCAGGATGTAACATGAACGGGGATGTGCCGCCGTCTGTCACAAACATGAATGCTGATGAAGCTGATCCTGCGGAGACCATGAAATTGCAAACAAGCCCACCCAGACCGGAGGAAAACAATGTGATGGGAGAAGTAGATCATGGAGATGGTAAGCCTCTCAAATCTCTGGCTTCTGATGCATTCCAGGTGGTGGATAAGCCTAAGCTAGTTTTTGATGGCGACACTGATATCATGGATTTCGATGCTATGGGAGGTAATGCaactgaaaacaaaattttggtTGCAGAATCACGACCTGTTGGTGAGGGAATCAACTCTGACCCACCTAATCCTGAATGTATGGTTGGGGAAAAATTGGTCGGTCAAATTTCTTCTGATCGATTTGGAAAGAAACTGGAGGGGAGCGATGAAAGAAGCAATAGAGATCCAAGCGGATGCTGCTTACCAGCCTCAGCACACAATTCATGTGGCAATACTTCTGATGTGGCTGCTGATGGTTCTTGTTCAGGTCCTGGCCTTAACCCTGAGTGCCCATGTCAAGTTTCTGTAGAGCTGAACTCTGTGCAAAACCCTTCTGTCATCTCGTTGACACATGAGAATGCTCCTGCTACTGCAGTTTCTGTGCCACAAGATTCTGCTGTCATTGAATGCGAGAAATCCCTCAGCCAAGATAGGTTGTCATCAACCCTGGATCTGCGGGAGGGATCTGTTGGTAGAGATGAGAGTGGCAAGCACTTGTCAGGTCTTCTAGGACATGCAAACGTCGAACCTTTGCAAGTTCTCAGAGGCTATCCATTGCAAATGGTACCCAAGAAAGAGACGAATGGGGATGTAAGTTGTGGTAATTTATCTGAAGTTAAGCCAGACAGAAATATCAATGGGCATTATATGACACAAGATGACTTCCTTCAATTTGGGAATTCCAAGCCCCAATGTTCTCGTGTTGATTGTCCTCCTCTGCCCCTAAAGGTAGAAAAACCAGGTGACGCACGAAAAGCCCATTCATGGAGCTCGACAGATTCGGATAAACCAAGCAGGAATGGTGATGTGAAACTGTTTGGTAAGATACTCAGCAACCCGTCATCTTTGTCCAAGTCAAATGGCAGCATCCATGAGAATGAAGAAGAGGGAGCTCATAACCAAAAGTTAAGCAGCAAGTCGTCTAACTTAAATCTCACCGGGCATCACAGTGCTGACGGGAATTCTCCCCTCCTGAAGTTTGATTGTAGTAGTTATCTGGGCCTTGAGAATGTTCCCAGTAGGAGTTACGGCGGGTTTTGGGAAGGGAATAAAGTGCAAGCTGGTAATTCATCGTTTCCTGACTCAGCTATCTTGCTGGCCAAGTACCCTGCTGCGTTTAGCAATTTTCCTACGTCCTCTTCCCAAATGGAACAGCAGCCACTGCAGGCGGTTGTGAAGACCAACGATCGAAGTATGAATGGCGTATCAGTTTTTCGTGGCGAGATCAATGGTAGCAATGGAGTTGCTGATTATCCGGTGTTTAGTAGAGGCCAGGACGGTGGTAACAAAGTGCAGCCATTTACAGTAGATGTGAAGCAGCAGCAGCGGCAAGACGTGTTGGACATTCCAAGACGAAATGGGTTTGATGCAATTTCGAGCATACAGCAGCAAGGAAGGGGGAGTGTTGGGATGAATGTAGTAGGGAGGGGAGGGATCCTCGTAGGGGGTCCGTGTACGGTGGTATCAGATCCCGTGGCTGCCATTAGAATGCACTACGCGAAAACTGAACAGTATGGGGGGCAGGCGGGGAGCATATTCCGGAAGGAAGAGTCGTGGAGAGGAGGGAAGGGGGATATAGGCAGGTAG